CTTCGCCGACGGACTCGACGGGCCGCCCGACGGCATCTGCCTCGACGCCGAAGGCGGCGTCTGGGTGGCGATGACGCTGGCGAATCAGTTCGAGCGGATCGTCGAGGGCGGCGACGTCACCGACCGGGTCGAGATGGGCGACCGCATCGCGATCGCGTGCGCGCTGGGCGGGCCGGAGCGCCGCACCCTGTTCCTGCTGACCAGTGCGGATGCATATCCAGAACGGCTGATCGGGACGAAGGAGTCACGCCTGGAGGCGATGACCGTCGCGGCCCCGGGAGCCGGGCTGCCGTGAGCGATTCCTACTACGAGCTGCTCGACGCCGACGACCCGCTCGGTGAGAAGTTCGCCGCAACCGATCTGGTGCGCAGCACCTGGTCGGCCGAGATCCAGCACGGAGCGCCACCGTCGGCGCTGTTGGTACGCGCGCTCGAGAGGTGTGAGGCTCGAGACGACACCCGCCTGAGCCGAGTGCTGATCGACCTGCTGGGCGCCGTCCCCGCCGAGGGCGATCTGTGGGTGCGATCTCGAATCGAGCGCTCCGGCAAGCAGATCGAACTCGTCAGCGCCGAGATGCTGGCACCGGGTCGCGACGGTGAGCCGCGCGCGGTGGCGCGCGCGAGCGGTTGGCGGATGAAGACGGTGGACACCGCTGCGATCGTCCACACGGCGGCACCGCCACTGCGGCCGCTCGCCGAGGCGCGCAGCCGCGACATGAAGAAGGACTGGGACCGCAACTACGTGCACAGCCTCGACTGGCGGTGGTTGACGACGCCGATGAGCGACGGGCCCGGCGAGTCCTGGATCCGCCCGGAGGTCGACCTCGTCAAGGGTGAGACGATGACCGCCCTCGAGCGGCTCTTCGCGGTCGCCGACGACGCCAACGGGATCGGCACCAAACTCGATATCAGGAAGTGGACGTTCATGAACACCGACCTGGTCGTGCATGTGCACCGCATCCCGGAGGGTGAGTGGATCGGCATCCGCGCCGAGACCAACTACGGGCCCGACGGGATCGGTACGACTATCGGCACCCTGTTCGACGAGTCCGGTCCTGTCGGCGCGATTCAGGAGTCGGTGCTGGTCCGTCCGATGCCCGGCCGCTGAGCCGTCAGCGCACGCACGCACCCGTCGCGACCGGTTCCGCGGAACCCGAGTCGACGACGTGCGGGTAGACATGCTTGGACGTGAGGACGAAACCGATTTCCGGATCGTGCATCGCGGCGGCGAAACTCATGCCGAGCACACGGCCGTCGCGGTCTATCAGCGGTCCCCCGGAATCGCCGCGCCCGACCTTGCCCCTGATCGTGTACACCTCGCGGAAGACGGTCGTGGTGCGATAGATGTCCGGACCGTTGAGTTGGACGACGCCGCGGACCCTCGCCGGATAGGCGACGAACGGCCCGCCACCGGGGTATCCGAGCACGACGGCGTCGGTGCCCCGCCATGCGATGTCGTCAGCGAAGTCCAGTGGCGGCGCCTGCAGGCCGGGGACGTCCAGCACGGCGATGTCCGCGGCGGGATCGTAGACCACCACCGTCGCCTCGAACTCCTGAGCGTCGACCGATACGGTGACGCCGTCGGCACCCGCCACCACGTGCGCGTTTGTCATCACACGCTGCGGCGCGACGACGAAGCCGCTGCCCGACATGAGTGTCAGGCAGGCATATGAGGTGCTTTGAATCTTGACCACGCTGTGCGCTGCGTCGGCGACGACCGCATCGCGGGCCAGCGTGGCATCCGGGGGTTCAACGCTGACCACCTGGCTGACCGGCTCGGTCAACTCGGTCGCGCGGTGGACCGTTTCCGGGTAGGTGCCGCGGCCGGCCAGGGCGCCCAACCCCAGCGTGACCGCGAGTAATGCGAATCCGAGTTGAATCCACCTCACCAACAGAACGATAGACCCAAAGGTCTGCCGGTGCGGGCTGCTCAGTCGGCGAGGCGCAACGCCGACACCGGACACTGCGTTACGGCCTGCTGCATACGATCGCGGTCCGATTCCGGCCGTTCGCTGTCGTGGATCACGACGATGCCGTCATCTCCGACCTCGAACACGTCTTCGGCGATCGATTCGCAGATGCCGTGACCGGTACACCGGTCGAGGTCCACTACTACCTTCATGAACACTCCTAACGAACGAAGGCAGGCAGGCGTTTGACGCCGTGGACGAAGTTGCTGTACAGCAGGTCGGGTTCGCCGAACTCGATGCTGGTCAAGCGAGTCAGCAGTTCCCGGAACAGGTTTCGCAACTCTGTCTTGGCCAGTTGGTTACCCAGGCAGAAGTGTGGACCGCCGCCGCCGAAGCCGAGATGCGGATTGGGTGACCGCGACAGATCGAACACACCCGGATCGGCGAAGGCCGCCTCATCCCGGTTGGCCGAGCAGTAGAACAGCCCCACCTTGTCGCCCGCCTGCACGGGCTGACCGTTGATCTGGGTGTCCTGGGTGGCGAAGCGGGCGAACTGCAGCACCGGTGACGACCACCGCACGAATTCCTCGACGGCGGTCCCGATCCGGTTATCGAAATCCTCCATCAGCCAATCACGCTGGGCGGGGTTGGCGACCAAGGCCAGCATCGCGTGCGTGGTGGCTTGCTTGGTGGTGTCGTTTCCGGCCGACGCCAACAGAATGAGGAAGGCGCCGATCTCCTCATCGGTCAGCCGGTGTCCATCGACCTCGGCGTTGACGATGGCCGTCATCAGGTCGTCGCCGGGATTCTTGCGCCGGAACTGCGCCAGCTCGATCCCGGTGTTGGAGAGCAAAGTGATCTGTGCGATCGGGTCCTCGGCCCGCTCCTCGGGTGTGGCGTACTCGTCGTCGCTCATACCGAACAGCTTCTCGGCGGCATAGGCCACCGCAGGCTGGTCGGCGGTCGGCACGCCGAGCATGTCCATGATGGTCAGCATCGGCAGTCGCGCCGAACAGGCGGCCACGAAATCGATGTCGCCGGCGCCGACGAGATCGTCGACGATCGCGACGGCGTTGCGGTGGATCTGCTCCTCGATCTGCCGAACATTGCGTGGCGTGAACGCCGAGCTGATGAGCCGCCGGTACACGGTGTGCTGAGGCGGATCCATGCTGAGGAAGAACGACGCGAACCGCTGGATCTCGGCGGGCATGGGGTTCAGCGCGATGCCTTGGGCCGAGGTGAACAGGTCGGGATTCTGGCTGACGAACGCGATGTCGGCGCGTCGCGTCAACGCCCAGAAGCCGGGTTCTTCCATCGGGAACAGCGACTCGAACGGGCGGTGCCACGACAGGCCGTCAGCTGCCCGGAGCTGGGCGAACACCTCGTCACGTTCGTCGAACGGCCGACTCCAGAAGTCATGCGAGGTTAGGTCGAATTGACTGTATTCGCGCGCCTCTACGGGTGGGGCTGTCACAGAAACAGCGTGACACTTCATCAACAATTTGTAAAGCTATGCCGATGGACGAACCGTGGGTCGAGACCGACAGCTCGACGCGTCAGCGGATTCTTGCCGCCACCGCGGAAGTTCTCGGCCGCAACGGGATGACAAAGCTCAGCCTGTCGGAGGTCGCCGCTCAGGCCGGCGTATCACGGCCCACGCTCTATCGATGGTTCGACTCCAAGAGGGATCTACTCGAAGCATTTGTGGTGTGGGAGCGGCAGTTCTACGAACGCGCGGTGTCGGATGCGACCGCACATCTTCCGTCGGAGGAGAAGCTCGACGCGGCGCTTCGGGTGATCGTGGACTATCAGCAGTCCTACCCGGGACTGCGCATGATCGACATCGAGCCCGCGCAGGTCCTGCGGCGGCTGTCCCGGGTCATTCCGCTGATGCGGCAGCGACTGGAGCGTCTCGCGCAGGGACCCGATGCCGCGCTGGCGGTGTCGACGGCTGTGCGCGTGGCGATTTCGCACTACGTGGTGCGCAGTGACGACGACGGCGACTTCCTCGAACAGCTTCGGCACGCGGCCCGCGTCAAGCACCACGCGCCCGGAGGTACGCAGTGACCATCCTGTCGACCATCCCGTCCACCGTCGACGAGCTGACGCCCGAATGGTTCACCGAGGTGTTGAACACCCGCGTGGACGCGGTCGAGATCTTGGACGCCCATTCCGGGACGACCGGTCGCGCCCGGGTCGGGTTGAGCGCGTCGTCGGACGTACCGGAGACCGTGTTCGTCAAGCTGCAGCCCTTCGCTGAACAGCAGCGCACATTTTTGCGTCAGATAGGCCTTGGCGTGGCCGAGGCGAGGCTCTACGCCGAAGTGGGTGGCGATCTTCCCGTACGAGCGCCGAAGGTGTTTCATTCCGACTACGCCGAATCCGACGGTTCGTTCGTGATGGTGCTCGAGGATCTCACCGCGTCGGGGTGTCGCTTCCCCACGCCGAGCGATGACGACATCGTCGACGTCGCCGCCTCGGCGATGGATGAGCTGGCGGCGCTGCACGCCGCTTTTCAGGGCAGCGAGCTGGCATGGCTGCGCACTCCCGCCGGAATGAAACGTAAGCCTGTAGATTCCGAAACCGCCTCCCGCCGCGCGCAATTCATCGTCTCGGCACTCGAGCAGTTCGCCGACGACATGCCCGCGGTGTTCCGCCGCCTCGGTGACCTCTATGCTTCGCGGTCACTCGACATCGTCGCACTGTTCGCCGAGGGCGAGCGCACCCTGATCCACGGCGACACTCATAGTGGCAATCTGTTCGTCGACGGGGGTCGCACCGGCTTCTACGACTGGGCGGTCGCCGGCCGGGGCCCGGGAGTGCGCGATATCGGGTATTTGCTGTGTAACTCGCTGCCGATCGAAACGCGCCGCGCCGAGGAGGAATCACTGCTGGCGCGGTATCGATCTGCGTTGGCACACAACGGTGTAGAACTCGACGCGGCAACGGCGCATGAGCAGTACCGGCTCTTCGCCGTGTACTCCTGGATCGCCGCCGCGTCGACTGCGGCTATGGGATCGCAGTGGCAACCGATCGACGTTTCACTTGCCGCCATGGCCAGCACGACTCAGGCGATCGAGGATCTCGACTCCGTTGGCCTGCTCGAGGAACGGCTCGGCGACTGAAAGGATTAGTGCGCGGACTGCACGGCCTTCATCCGCTGCTCGCTGGGCATCACGGGCCCGTCGTCGAGTTCTTCGGTGACCCCGAGATCATCGAGCCCCATCTTCGTGAACATCGATATGCCGTAGGCATTCAGCATGAAGCGCTGGTCATCGGTGACTCCGTCATCGAACAGCCGTGAGCCGATCAGATTGATCACCGCGAGCTTGAAGGCGGCCAACGCCCGATACCACGCGCGATTCACGACGGTGACTCCGCTCACTGCGGCGTAGTGCGCGATGAGATCGTCGATCGTCATCGCCGCCTCGTGACTGGGGATTCCAACCGGCATGCGCCACAACAACTCCAGGTATCCGATGTCGGTCAGCGGATCGCCGACCGTGGTCAGCTCCCAGTCGAACACCGCGCTGATTTCATCGCCGACGAAGGCGAAGTTGCCCGGCTTGGCGTCACCGTGGACGAGTGTGACCTTGGCCGACGGTGCGGGTTGGTTGTCCTTGAGCTCCTGCTGGAGCCGTTCGAGCGCTGGCAGGGTGCCGCGCTTGACGCGCTGCATCTCCGAGGACCAGTGCTCGATTTCGCGGTCCAGATGCCCGCGGCCGTCGTCTAGGTATTCCAGGTTCACGGCTGCGATGTCCACGGTGTGGATCGCGGCGAGCTGCTCGGCCATGCTTTCGCACATCCGCGCGACGCCGGCGGCGCTGACCTCAGGTTGTTGTGGCGCTTCCATCTCGTAGACGGTGCCCGGCACCCGTTCCATGACGAAGAACGGCCGGCCCAGGACATCTCCCGCATCCTCCAACCACAGTGCTGGCGGTACCCGGACAGCCGAACCTTCCAACGCGCGCAGCACGGTGAATTGCTTTGCCAGGTCATAGGGTTCGAGCAATGCCGGTGCCGGCGGCCGCAGCCGGAGCACGACGTCGCGACGTTCCGCATTCGCGACCATCGTGAACACCATCATCTCGGCCGAATGACCGAACTCCACGCGATCGAGTCCCTCGAGCCGCAAGTCGTCGACGTCTTGCAGCTGAGTGCGCAGCCATCCGGTAAGCCGATCGCGCACGTCGTCGCCGTAGGTCATCGCTTGTCGGCTCCCTTTACTGCACCTCGGTCGACGGTCCTCCGGTCTTGTTTGAACTTCGACATATCCATCGGAGACCAGTTCGGGTAACGGGGGTATGCGTCTCCCCCCATGAGGATCTCGAAGATGCCCCACCCGGTTCGGCCGTCGAAGTCGAAGCGCATCAACTGATCGACGGCCATCGCCTTGTCCTCGTTCTCGACGAGTTCGTCGCGATCGTTGCTGTCCCAGCGGAAATGGATGAAGTACGCACCCGCGCCGAGGTCTTCGTAGGTGCACTTCGACATCGGCAGCCCGTAGTACGCGTTGACGTGCTGGTACGGCGATTCAGCGATGACGCGATACTGCATCCCGTCCTCGTCGGTGAATACCAGCACCGCCCGTGCGGGTCGCTTACGGTCACCGTCGAATTCGACGTCGTGCTCGATCTTCACGAATCGCTTCGACAGGGTGCCGTCATTGCGGGTGATGCCGCCGTCGACATAGGTAACTGTCCCGTCGGCGGTCTCGAAGATCCAGGCTTCGATGGCACGATCTGAGAATCCCGCGTCGAGCCACAGCCAGAAGTCGATCTCGTCGGCCACGCGCACACCGAAGGTTCGGTCCCGACCGCCGTGAAATCCGTCCACCGAGATGCGTTCACCCTCGACCTCGACCCAACCGGTCCACTTTCCCGGTTCCTTCATGTGGTACATATCCGCGATGAGACGGCCGTTCTTGCCAGTTACCTTGAGCGGCAGCAGCTCCCACATCGGGGCGGTCGGCTCGTAGTACAACTCCCAGGCGATTCCCGAGTTGTTGGGTTCGACCTCCAGCTTCCATTTCTTCAGCGGCTCGACGCATGTCCACCGCATCGGGCCTGCGCCGACCTCGGCGCGCCCGCCACCGTCGACCGGTCGGCCGGCCAGCAGGTCGTAGTGGCGCCCATCCGCGAACGTCACCTTGACGTAGCCGAGCCCCGACTTGGTGTTGGGGTTGTTGCCGTATCCAGAGGCCAGGAGCAGATCCCCATCGGGCGAGGCGGCGAAGAAATAGCACCGGTCCGACCAGGTCGAGTCTGGGTGATGCACCTCGTCGAACGGCCGAGGCAACTGGTGGGTGAACGACTCGTCTGCGGCGGAATAGCCCATGCGTGCCCTCTCGTGATCGGCGCGTCCCCGTTGGCGGCGATTCAGAGAGCGTGACATTTTTGTCACAATCTGTAAAGCTTCGATTCGCGGGACTGATTTGACACCCCTACGCTGTGTGTATGTTGTGCCGCGGGACAAGGTACGCCGATGGGCCGTAAGGGCTGGGCAGGCGCGCCACCCGCCGACGACCGGGAAGCACGCAAGAGAATTCTCGATGCGACGATCGCCAGCATCGAGCGCCGCGGACCACAACGCACCACAGTGTCGGATATCGCCGCCGATCTCGGGGTCACCCGCCCCACCGTCTATCGCCACTTCGCCTCGACCGAGGAGCTGCTGGCCGCGGCCGCGGAGGTGGCCCTCGATGGCTGGACGGCACGCATCGGCGAGCTCACCGCGGGGTTCGACGATGCGACCGAACTTCTCGTCGAAGCCGTCGCCTACCTGATCGAGCGCCTTCCCGAGGCGCCACTGCTGGCCCTGCTGCTGGAGACGGACCGGATGCGGCTGGTCAGTCGGCAAATGGTGATGCCGGCAGCAGTGCACCGGTCACGGATCATGCTCGAGCACACCCATATCGACTGGGCGGCATTGGGTTTCAAGGGTGCCCGGCTGAACGACCTGGTGGAGTTCCTACTGCGGATGATCCAGTCCATGGTGATCGCGCCCTCCGATCCCCCGCGTCGCGGTGCACGGCTACGCAAGTATCTGCGACAGTGGATCGGCCCGATCGTCGGGCAATCAGTCGACTGAGTGCGGTGCCTCGGCGATCGGCACGACCGTCGTGGACGGATGCTCGGGCAGTTCGTCGGAATGGAACCAGCGAAACGACATCAACCCCTCGGGGTGATCCTTCGTCGAGATCGCGTTCGGATGGTCGAGCAGTTCGCGGCTGATCACGATCGTCGTCGTGCCGTCGGAATTGGGCACCGCCGTACCGGAGTTGATGCCGGAGCGGCCGTATTCGACATCCAGCGCGGCCATGTACTGGTTCCACAGCGTGAGGTTCCAGAATCGGCATTTCGGATGCCGGGTGGTGATGACCAACGCCTCACCGGGTTCGAGCGAGAAGCCACCCAGGCTGTAGCAGGCGTCCTGCATCGAGTAGCCGAACGTGGCGCCGCCGGCACGATACGGCGGCGCCAGCGTGTTGGTGGTCAACGACTGGCCGTCGGGCAGGGTCTCTGGCTGACGTTCCACGAGGATCAACGGGATCAGTGCATACATGTCCTGGGCGGAGCGCAGCGTGGCGCGCAGTGACTTCGCCACCGCCGCATCGGTCTTCAGCGGAACCACCGGCTGCCCGCCGTGATCGATGACCTCGATGGACCACTCGACGCGTCGACCGGCCTGCGGGTGTTCGTGGTAGTCGCGGGTGAGGATGCCGCGGGCGTCGTCGGACAACTCGATGAACGGTCCGTCGTAACCGCTGGGACGCTCGGGACCGAGCACGCACGCGAACCGACCGTCGTCGTCCAGACCCATGTCCGTGTCGTAGAGAAGTCCGACGGTGCGGTTGGGCCACGCCCCGGGCTCGGGCTCGTTGTACACCGTGATCGAATACATCGCACTGTCATTCGGCACACCGCTGACCCGGTAGGTCCGTCGCGGGTCCACCACGGCGTAGCTGTAGTAGCAGTCAGTGTTGTCCCCGCCCCAGCGCCGGTCCGGACGAAACGGCGTGAGCAGGTCGATGAAGCGCGGCGCGACCGGGTCGGCGAAGAAGTTCATGTCGAGGGAGAGCGCGAGCATCGTTGCCAGGTTCTGATAGCCCTCCGCAACCGCGACCGATCCGCGCACCGCCTTGGGTCCTTCGGAGAAGAGCCGGTCGAACTCTGCGAAGGCAGAAAGCAATTCACGCCATGCGGCCGCACTCTCCGGAAATGACATAGCCGGCATCATAGGCGGCAGAAAACTTACAGCACAACACTCCTTGTAAAATCTGTAACGCGGTTGTACCGTCCGGGCTGTGCCCACCCCAGACGTCGTCCACATCACGGACCTGGCCCGTCCCACCTTCTCGCCCGAAGCACAGGCGATCATCGACGGCATGTCCGCGATGGCTCCCTACTGCCCGCTGACCGCCGAGGCCCTGCACGAGCAGGCGTCGGCCCAGACCGGCCTGACCGACTTCGGCGACCAGGACTACCGCGAACGAATGTCGGTGCTGCTACAGGCGTTCGACGAGCTGCCGAACTTCACCGACTTCGGTCGCACCTACGCCTTCTCGTTGATGTTGACGTTCCTGAAGGGACGGCTGCGGGTCATCGACCATCTCAAGCGGCACCCGGAGATCTTCGACATCGACATCGTCGCCCCGATGGTCATCGCGGGCCTACCCCGCACCGGGACCACCCATCTACACAGCCTGCTGGCCGCCGATCCAGCACTTAGGTCGTTGCCGTACTGGGAGGCGCAGGAGCCGCTGCCCGCCCCGGGCGAGGAGGGCACGATCGAGCCCCGTCGACAGCGCACCGGCGATGCGCTGAACATCTCGAACACGCTCATGCCCTACTTCCAGTTGATGCATGAGATGACCATTGACCACATCCACGAAGACATCGGCTTGATGGTGCAGGACTTCGCGAGCGGCTTCTTCACCACGCTCACCCATCTGCCGCGATGGTCGGACTACCTTCGCGACAACGATCAGACACCGGGCTACCAGTTCCTGCGCATGATGCTGCAGGTGCTCATCCACCAGGACGGGTACCCCAAACGCTGGATCCTGAAGAGTCCGCAGCACCTCGAACAGTTCGTACCGCTGCTCAACGTCTTCCCCGACGCGACGTTCATCATCACCCACCGCGACCCCGTCGACGTCGCGGTCTCGATGGCCACGATGATGACCTACACGATGCGGATGAGCGTCGACAAGGTCGACGTGCACACCGTCGCCAACTACTGGATCACCCGCATCGACGAGATGCTCTCGGCGTGCCTGCGCGACCATCACCTGCTCCCGCCCGATCGCACCATCGACGTGCGATTCGACGAGTTCATGGCCGACGATCTCGCTATGGTGCAACGGGTTTGGGACACCGCTGGTTATAAACCGAGCGAGGAGTCCCGCAAAGCCGTCTCCGAATACATGGCGGGCCACACGCGTGGACGTCTCGGCAGCGTCGAGTACCGCCCCGAGGATCTGGGCCTGGACAAGGATGAACTGCGTCGCCGGTTCGCGCCCTACGTCGAGCGTTTCGTGGGCTGACGTTCCGCGAGCTCGGCGAGCACTTCATCGGTGTGCTGCCCCAGTTCCGGTGCGGGCGAACGCGGTTGCCACGGCGTGCCGTGGAAGTCGGCGGGCGAGGCGACCATCGGGATGCCGCCCTCGCCGTCGGGCACATTGACGATGCCACCCGAGGCGTGGAACTGCTCGTCACCGAGCACGTCTTCGAGCGAGTTGATGGGTGACCAGAAGAAATCCGGTTCACCCGCGAAGATTTCGGTCCATTCGGCAAGCGTCTTGGTCGCGAAGATCTCGTCGAGTTCGGCGATCAACTCGCGTGAGTTGATCGCGCGGTTGAGCGGTGTATCGAATCTGGGGTCGGTCAGCCAGTCGGTCCGCCCGACTGCGCGGCACAGTGGCGGCCAGTGGCGGCCGGCCTCCAGCCCCACGATCCAGAACCGGTGGCCGTCAGCCGCGGTGTAGTTGTTCATACAGGGATTGCCCATAGTCTCGCGCTGCCCGATCGCGATGGGATTGCCCGTCATCAGGAACGTGTTGAGATCGAAGCTCACGGTGTAGACGCCCTGCCGATACAGCGACGTGCTGACCATCTGGCCCCGGCCGGTGCGCCCGCGGGACACCAATGCCGCGCACACCGCCGCGGCCAGGGTCATGCCGGCGGTGTGGTCACCCATACCGCCGCGCTGGAACGGCGGAGTGTCGCCGGGCCGCGTCAACAGGTGTGCCAGACCCGATCTGGCCCAGTAGGCGGCGACGTCGAACGCCGCGCGGTCGGAGTCGGGGCCCGTCTCGCCGTACCCGGTGATCAAGCCGTAGATCAGAGTGGGGTTGGCGGTGGCCACCGACTCGAAGTCCAGGCCCAGACGTTTGAGCGCACGAGGCCGCACGTTGGTCAGGAAAACGTCAGCGTCACTGAGCAATTCACGCGTCGTCGCGCGGTCCTCGTCGGTCGTCACGTCGAGCACGATGCTGCGCTTGCCGCGATTGTCCATGTCGAAGGGCGGACTCGAGCCGTCCTCGACGCCCAGCATGCGGCCGAACATCCGCGCTGGGTCGCCCGTCGGCGGCTCGATCTTGACGACGTCGGCACCCCAGTCCGCCATGATCCCGCCTGCCGCCGGACCCGCGACCCACACACCGAGTTCGACGACTCTGATGCCTTCCAACGGACCGGCCATCGGGAATCCTTAAGTTCGTAGTTGCAGTTACTTCGTGTTGTTACGTTGTGCTGCGACCCGGGTGGGTCGGGTGTGGCTGCATCTGTTTTGCCGGCCTGATGGTGCGGCTTGAAAGGACTGGCCGCCCGGCCTGCCTGGACTTCCTCGGGCCGCTGATTGAGATCTGCGATGTGATCGCTTGTTTAAGGAAATGCCGGCGGGGTTGTCCGTGGGGGATCGTGTTGGCAGACAAGCGAAAAGAGGTGTGATGACGGCGAGCCTGGTGTGGGCTGGAGTGGACGTCGGTAAAGAGCATCACTGGGTGTGCGTGGTCGATGAGAACGGCGTGGTGGTGCTCTCGCGCAAGGTGATCAACGATGAGCAGGCGATCCGTGAGCTCGTGGCTGAAATCGAAGGTCTGGCCGAGCAGGTCTCGTGGGCGGTGGACCTGACCACGGTGTATGCCGCGCTGTTGTTGACGGTGCTGGCTGATGCCGGTAAGCCCGTGCGGTATCTGGCGGGCCGCGCGGTTTGGCAGGCCTCGGTGACCTACCGCGGTGGTGAGGCCAAGACCGACGCCAAGGACGCTCGGGTGATCGCTGATCAGTCGCGGATGCGTGGTGCAGATCTGCCGGTGTTGCGTCCCGACGATGATCTGATCACTGAACTGCGCATGCTTACCGCCCATCGGGCCGATCTGGTCGCTGATCGCACCCGCACGATCAACCGGCTGCGCCAACAACTGATCGCCGTCTGCCCGGCGTTGGAGCGGGTCGCTGAACTGACCTCTGATCGCGGCTGGGTCGTCTTGCTGGCGCGCTACCAACGGCCCAAAGCCATCCGACAGAGCGGTGTTTCGCGGCTGACCCGAGTCCTTGCCGACGCCGGGGTGCGTAAAGCGGCAGCGATTGCGACGGCCGCGGTCACGGCGGCCAAAACGCAGACTGTCCGCTTGCCCGGCGAAGAGGTCGCTGCGCAACTGGTCGCCGATTTGGCGCAGGGGGTGATTGCCCTCGATGACCGCATCAAGACCACCGATGCCGACATCGAGGACCGATTTCGCCGCCATCCCCTGGCCGAGGTGATCACCAGCCTGCCCGGCATGGGATTCCGGCTCGGTGCTGAATTTCTGGCCGCCGTCGGTGATCCCGCCTTGATCGGCTCGGCCGA
The nucleotide sequence above comes from Mycolicibacterium moriokaense. Encoded proteins:
- a CDS encoding CaiB/BaiF CoA transferase family protein, translated to MAGPLEGIRVVELGVWVAGPAAGGIMADWGADVVKIEPPTGDPARMFGRMLGVEDGSSPPFDMDNRGKRSIVLDVTTDEDRATTRELLSDADVFLTNVRPRALKRLGLDFESVATANPTLIYGLITGYGETGPDSDRAAFDVAAYWARSGLAHLLTRPGDTPPFQRGGMGDHTAGMTLAAAVCAALVSRGRTGRGQMVSTSLYRQGVYTVSFDLNTFLMTGNPIAIGQRETMGNPCMNNYTAADGHRFWIVGLEAGRHWPPLCRAVGRTDWLTDPRFDTPLNRAINSRELIAELDEIFATKTLAEWTEIFAGEPDFFWSPINSLEDVLGDEQFHASGGIVNVPDGEGGIPMVASPADFHGTPWQPRSPAPELGQHTDEVLAELAERQPTKRST
- a CDS encoding sulfotransferase family protein, translating into MPTPDVVHITDLARPTFSPEAQAIIDGMSAMAPYCPLTAEALHEQASAQTGLTDFGDQDYRERMSVLLQAFDELPNFTDFGRTYAFSLMLTFLKGRLRVIDHLKRHPEIFDIDIVAPMVIAGLPRTGTTHLHSLLAADPALRSLPYWEAQEPLPAPGEEGTIEPRRQRTGDALNISNTLMPYFQLMHEMTIDHIHEDIGLMVQDFASGFFTTLTHLPRWSDYLRDNDQTPGYQFLRMMLQVLIHQDGYPKRWILKSPQHLEQFVPLLNVFPDATFIITHRDPVDVAVSMATMMTYTMRMSVDKVDVHTVANYWITRIDEMLSACLRDHHLLPPDRTIDVRFDEFMADDLAMVQRVWDTAGYKPSEESRKAVSEYMAGHTRGRLGSVEYRPEDLGLDKDELRRRFAPYVERFVG
- a CDS encoding DUF1214 domain-containing protein codes for the protein MSFPESAAAWRELLSAFAEFDRLFSEGPKAVRGSVAVAEGYQNLATMLALSLDMNFFADPVAPRFIDLLTPFRPDRRWGGDNTDCYYSYAVVDPRRTYRVSGVPNDSAMYSITVYNEPEPGAWPNRTVGLLYDTDMGLDDDGRFACVLGPERPSGYDGPFIELSDDARGILTRDYHEHPQAGRRVEWSIEVIDHGGQPVVPLKTDAAVAKSLRATLRSAQDMYALIPLILVERQPETLPDGQSLTTNTLAPPYRAGGATFGYSMQDACYSLGGFSLEPGEALVITTRHPKCRFWNLTLWNQYMAALDVEYGRSGINSGTAVPNSDGTTTIVISRELLDHPNAISTKDHPEGLMSFRWFHSDELPEHPSTTVVPIAEAPHSVD